The genomic stretch CCTACTTGAAATCTAAAGCTAGAATCATGACAATTCCTCAGTTAGCTCATACATCTTGTGGTATCAGACTTCAAGAGGGCATAGGTTTTGTTGACAAACATGGTGTGCCTTTATCCAATTGGTCTAAGGCTGTTGACGTGTGCTCTTATGAAGATATAGACGGAGAAGCACAGCTGACAAATTCTCCCAGATTTCCTGGATGTGCTGATGTCTCTGATCGAGCATACATTGATGAGATGCTGAGTTCAGTTGGTACTATAACTGATGTTATGGAATTTCTTGTTAAGAGATTAATTATGGCAGAAACTGATGCTGCTAATCAGAAAGAACTAATGAAGTTGGGATTAGAAGAAAATAGAAAGAAAACCCTTCAGATTGAGATTATGTCAGCTAGGGTTGAAGAgatggagaattttgcatacagtGCAAATAGTATTCTAAGTGAAATGCAACAGAAGGTTGAGGATATGGTTGAAGAAACAGCAAGACAGAGACAACAAGCAGAAGAGAATAAGCAGGAGCTTCAGCAGGTGAAGCAGAATTTTGACAGATTGAGATCATTTGCCAGAAGTCTTATAAGTGTTAGAGTAGCTCTCCTTTCAACAGAGCAGCAATTTCACTCCGTCGAGGAACTTTTTGACAGGCACAGCATAATATTCACTTGAGCCTACTTTATTATTTAGTTTTTTCATTGTTGTGGTACTCATTCCTTCTAccttttctcatcttctacttTAGGCAGGGGGAAGCATATATTTAATCATCCGGATAAAAACAAAATTAGATGTGCTATTTCAATGGTTTCACTTAACAATTATGTCCCATTACTTACAG from Zingiber officinale cultivar Zhangliang chromosome 5B, Zo_v1.1, whole genome shotgun sequence encodes the following:
- the LOC121986377 gene encoding uncharacterized protein LOC121986377, which translates into the protein MENGKQPDDFLVLRCQDGHTRTIWKDSELNQSEVDQLKEVAVTENSADNSEELELLLRRVKTTATLFTYLKSKARIMTIPQLAHTSCGIRLQEGIGFVDKHGVPLSNWSKAVDVCSYEDIDGEAQLTNSPRFPGCADVSDRAYIDEMLSSVGTITDVMEFLVKRLIMAETDAANQKELMKLGLEENRKKTLQIEIMSARVEEMENFAYSANSILSEMQQKVEDMVEETARQRQQAEENKQELQQVKQNFDRLRSFARSLISVRVALLSTEQQFHSVEELFDRLSAENCHLENEKVQKEAEVQKLIEENARLITLVDKKEAQLLAMNEQCKFMALRSPHT